Proteins found in one uncultured Desulfuromonas sp. genomic segment:
- a CDS encoding HlyD family type I secretion periplasmic adaptor subunit: MSEQEENREQDQPRKKPAEGKWWDRFFRTQISEEDYEKLGDEQAPAPQLDIHFTDRRRLITAGLLVIILFFGCGGLWISLAQISGAVIASGEVRVDSERKTVQHLEGGIVRSILVRNGDRVDAGQPLIVLDSSRIVSATDQLKLQIMSALLTQARLQAEKDLAEKVVWPACEEGIAIEKYAELKESEEKVFVNGRQSLLTQIGLLRKQIDQLYQQDLSLEARRQAEEKIVATLQEELDAKLILYQDHYIDKTRILELRRAVAEHQGQQAQVRGSQAELREKIAEFELRISGLQTTYQQQASSRQAEIRQRLFDLQQQLVPLIDARQRLTVTAPVTGEVVALQVHSEGGVISPGQPLLDLVPKDTPLIIECPIMVKDITHLYKGQPADVQLLAFNQRTTPKIKGTVVYISADRLMRQTPYGEQPAYIAHVELEKKMLHENDLYLTAGMPAAVFIRTEPRTVLDYLLEPLKLNFERALREN; the protein is encoded by the coding sequence ATGTCTGAGCAAGAAGAGAACAGGGAGCAAGACCAACCGCGGAAAAAACCTGCTGAGGGCAAATGGTGGGACCGTTTTTTTCGGACCCAGATCAGCGAAGAAGATTATGAAAAACTCGGCGATGAGCAAGCTCCGGCCCCGCAACTGGATATTCATTTTACTGATCGCAGACGATTAATCACTGCCGGGCTGCTGGTGATCATCCTGTTTTTCGGTTGTGGAGGATTGTGGATCAGCTTGGCACAAATTAGTGGCGCCGTCATTGCTTCCGGTGAAGTGCGTGTCGACAGTGAACGGAAAACGGTTCAGCATCTGGAAGGGGGGATTGTTCGTTCAATCCTGGTTCGTAACGGTGACCGGGTTGACGCCGGTCAACCCCTCATTGTGTTGGACAGCTCCCGTATTGTCTCGGCAACGGATCAATTAAAGCTGCAGATTATGTCCGCCTTGCTGACCCAGGCGCGTCTGCAGGCGGAAAAAGATCTGGCTGAAAAGGTAGTTTGGCCTGCCTGTGAAGAGGGCATCGCCATTGAAAAATATGCTGAACTCAAAGAGAGTGAGGAAAAGGTTTTCGTCAATGGGCGACAATCATTGCTGACCCAGATCGGTTTGTTGCGCAAGCAGATCGATCAGCTTTATCAACAGGATCTCAGTCTTGAGGCCCGTCGCCAGGCGGAAGAAAAGATTGTCGCTACCTTGCAAGAAGAGCTCGATGCCAAACTGATTTTGTATCAAGACCATTATATTGATAAAACCCGGATTCTCGAATTGCGTCGTGCGGTTGCCGAACACCAAGGGCAACAGGCACAGGTGCGCGGCTCCCAGGCGGAACTTCGTGAAAAGATAGCTGAATTCGAATTGCGAATCAGTGGTTTACAGACCACGTACCAGCAACAGGCCAGCAGTCGGCAGGCTGAAATTCGCCAACGGCTCTTTGATCTTCAGCAGCAACTCGTTCCGCTGATCGATGCCCGCCAACGTCTGACCGTCACAGCTCCGGTTACTGGAGAAGTTGTGGCGTTACAGGTTCATTCTGAAGGTGGAGTGATCAGCCCCGGCCAGCCGTTGTTGGATCTTGTGCCCAAGGACACACCCTTGATCATTGAATGTCCGATCATGGTCAAGGACATCACCCACCTGTATAAAGGACAACCGGCCGATGTCCAACTGCTGGCCTTCAACCAGCGCACGACGCCGAAGATCAAAGGAACTGTTGTCTATATTTCTGCGGACCGCTTGATGCGCCAGACGCCCTACGGTGAACAACCCGCCTATATTGCTCATGTTGAACTTGAAAAAAAGATGTTGCATGAAAATGATCTCTATCTGACAGCCGGAATGCCAGCGGCAGTTTTTATCCGTACCGAACCACGCACGGTGCTGGATTATCTTCTTGAACCCCTTAAGCTCAACTTTGAACGGGCGTTGCGTGAAAACTAG
- a CDS encoding TolC family protein, whose product MTKMFFLKMVVFGLILGHFMCGELFAQNLSLEQCLQLGLSQNPEIRSYMLSHEEADIAIKEAWGEFLPTLSLEYRYNQLNNDSSNETDNDYLDQDSDSFSCRLTQPLFSGLSGVAGVKHARTFRDYRQQELNAILLQRTREIRTSFYEYLQASQRSEQWRASVNRLESQKEIATAWVEQELVPRLHLLETEVELSNARHELIRSEAEKAVAKARMRQWLAFSPKEDFELIGSFDRPDTFTCAPLAVCIEQALQKRPELAAAQLDVELSRLDRNRIMARNLPQAQLEASWTDYQRDYDTEQYNDDERDYYSISLNVTMRPFQGGKNYYAWRKQKVTIDRLTQRLAYQRHAIVNEVETRYQQLHEARARIDNGQDALSAARAAYEVASRSAELGVISLDDLLDSELRLTRAEISSSTLRRRGSWHGSSLTTLLPEGMAWMRRSE is encoded by the coding sequence ATGACGAAAATGTTTTTTTTGAAAATGGTGGTGTTCGGATTGATCCTTGGACACTTTATGTGCGGAGAACTCTTTGCGCAGAACCTTTCTCTGGAGCAGTGCCTGCAGCTTGGCCTGAGTCAGAACCCTGAAATTCGCTCCTATATGTTGTCCCATGAAGAGGCGGACATTGCCATTAAGGAAGCTTGGGGAGAATTCCTGCCGACGTTGAGTCTTGAATATCGTTACAATCAGCTGAATAACGATTCCTCCAACGAGACGGATAACGACTATCTCGATCAGGATAGCGACAGTTTCAGTTGCCGACTGACTCAACCTCTATTCAGCGGTCTATCCGGTGTTGCCGGAGTTAAGCATGCGAGGACGTTTCGTGATTATCGTCAACAGGAGCTTAATGCCATTCTATTGCAGCGTACGAGGGAGATCAGGACCAGTTTTTATGAATATCTGCAGGCAAGCCAACGCTCCGAGCAGTGGCGGGCGTCCGTAAATCGTTTAGAGAGCCAGAAAGAAATTGCAACGGCTTGGGTTGAGCAGGAGTTGGTCCCTCGTCTGCATCTTCTCGAAACCGAAGTTGAGCTTTCCAATGCCCGCCATGAACTCATTCGCTCAGAAGCGGAAAAAGCCGTCGCCAAAGCGCGGATGCGCCAATGGCTGGCGTTTTCCCCCAAAGAGGATTTTGAGCTGATCGGAAGTTTTGATCGACCCGATACCTTTACTTGCGCACCGTTGGCGGTCTGCATTGAACAGGCATTGCAAAAGCGTCCTGAACTGGCCGCGGCCCAACTGGATGTGGAACTGTCCCGTCTGGACCGCAATAGAATTATGGCCAGAAATCTCCCTCAGGCGCAACTGGAAGCGTCTTGGACCGATTATCAGCGCGATTACGACACGGAACAGTATAACGACGATGAACGCGATTACTACAGTATCAGCCTCAACGTGACTATGAGGCCCTTTCAGGGGGGGAAAAACTACTACGCGTGGCGTAAGCAAAAGGTGACCATTGACCGTTTGACGCAGAGACTGGCCTATCAACGCCATGCGATTGTCAACGAAGTTGAGACCCGTTACCAGCAGCTCCATGAAGCCAGGGCGCGCATTGATAACGGTCAAGATGCTTTGTCCGCGGCTCGAGCCGCGTATGAAGTGGCCAGCCGCTCAGCGGAGTTGGGGGTTATTTCCCTGGATGATCTGCTTGATTCTGAATTGCGTCTGACCCGTGCGGAGATCAGCTCATCGACTCTAAGGCGGCGTGGCAGCTGGCACGGGTCCAGCTTGACTACGCTGTTGCCGGAGGGAATGGCCTGGATGCGTCGCTCTGAGTGA
- a CDS encoding ATP-binding protein — protein sequence MRRLHQKVTKLWGDSRFVFSVDVSPDIRVLGDRNLLETALFNLLDNAVKSGTGEGEILLEAMMDDKVVQIDVINSIVPDRLQSTHGLLDRNALGGGNSRGIHGTGIGLHLVPQIVTRHHGDVSMVILKPDRVRARVRLPLLLIDSRNTSLFREV from the coding sequence TTGCGGCGACTACACCAAAAAGTGACAAAACTGTGGGGAGATAGCCGTTTCGTTTTTTCTGTCGATGTGTCCCCGGACATCCGTGTTTTGGGAGACCGTAACCTGCTGGAAACGGCGTTGTTTAATTTGCTTGATAATGCCGTCAAGTCCGGAACGGGAGAGGGCGAAATCCTTCTTGAAGCTATGATGGACGACAAGGTGGTGCAAATTGATGTGATCAATAGCATCGTGCCGGACAGACTGCAATCAACTCATGGTCTGCTGGACCGCAATGCCCTGGGGGGGGGTAATTCAAGAGGTATCCATGGAACCGGCATCGGTCTTCATCTTGTTCCACAGATTGTAACCCGTCACCATGGTGATGTCTCCATGGTAATCCTCAAGCCGGACCGGGTGAGAGCAAGGGTGCGACTGCCGCTGCTCCTGATAGACTCTCGGAACACGTCACTTTTCCGTGAGGTTTGA
- a CDS encoding response regulator transcription factor, giving the protein MVYGKIIVVEDDPDLLESVLEYLHIKQFNAVGAANALEFYKKLSSETFDLAIVDLGLPDGDGFELVEHLRRHIGLGIIILTAQGGTAQKIRGYHCGADYYFVKPVEMAELVAAIRNLLSRLATRVESAVLLEESWCLHCQDWTLVGPQKQQIDVTGKELTFLQELVAVNGETVTRTHLLQQLSYPLEGPYGGRALDTLVARLRKKIKSATGFMPIKTVHALGYRFSSHCRYD; this is encoded by the coding sequence ATGGTTTATGGAAAAATTATCGTTGTCGAAGATGATCCAGATTTGCTGGAAAGTGTGCTCGAGTACCTGCACATCAAACAGTTTAACGCCGTTGGTGCCGCTAATGCCTTGGAGTTTTATAAAAAACTCTCTAGTGAAACGTTCGATTTGGCGATTGTGGATCTAGGGTTGCCCGATGGTGATGGCTTTGAACTCGTAGAACACCTTCGTCGTCACATTGGATTGGGGATCATTATTTTGACCGCTCAGGGAGGGACAGCGCAAAAAATACGTGGCTATCATTGTGGTGCTGACTATTATTTTGTCAAACCGGTTGAAATGGCTGAGTTGGTTGCAGCGATCCGCAATTTATTGAGTCGTCTAGCTACCAGAGTGGAATCTGCCGTGCTGCTTGAAGAATCATGGTGCCTGCATTGCCAGGACTGGACTCTGGTGGGACCCCAGAAACAACAGATTGACGTCACCGGCAAGGAGTTGACTTTTTTGCAGGAGCTGGTTGCCGTCAACGGTGAAACCGTGACGAGGACGCATCTGCTGCAACAACTTAGTTACCCCCTCGAAGGTCCTTATGGTGGCCGGGCTCTGGATACCTTGGTGGCCCGCCTGCGCAAAAAAATTAAATCCGCGACGGGCTTCATGCCGATAAAAACCGTTCATGCCTTAGGCTATCGTTTCAGCTCTCATTGCCGTTACGACTAA